The genomic DNA actgcaaaaaatgactcttagtcttgttttcagtacaaacatctttgatgagcaaaatgacctaataaaataaaataaaaatttaataattaagtgaatttgtgcctaaaactagcaatattttttccttaaacgcttaattcaacaaaaaattcaACGAACaatttcttaccccattggcaaactttttttgcttgttttaagcacaaattcacttaaatgtgatatttttgtctaataaataggcttattttcttaggtcattttgcttaccttaatttaagaattttagatatttgtactaaaaacaagacttaaaaagtcatttttttgcagatgGCTTAATTGTAATGGAAGACAAACTCACCTTAACCTGTATTAAGTAAAAAATGCATATACACGTTCCAACCATTCTTTCGTTTTCTTTAGGTAAATCTTGCATATCATAATTTGCACCAAATGATGAatgtatgatttattttttcatcttcaatgctcaGAGGTTAAATTTTATTGACTTATAGTTAAGCTTATGGTATGAAGTTTAGGGTTCTTGCAGGCTGAACCCAGATTTCTTTATGCTTTTGCACAACACTTAGATTTTGTcacttactgtatgtgtgttctaGCATAGTGATGTTTGAACATCGCATAAACTTgagttttttttgtattttatcagttaATATAACCAGTATTGCAGATACCAATTCCATTAACAGCTAATCAAGAATGTGCACTTGTATGACACGATGACCACACATAACTTGATTCGGTTTGTAATATCAGTGCGGACCATTACGATATTAATGTTTTGGTTATTTGAAAAGATAGTTATTGCATGACTGTTTGCATTAGTGGCAAATTAGATGTCAGATGGTCAAACCGTTAAAAAAATGGCAAATGCATCTACAGCCCTGTTAGATTTGAGAACACTATGCAATTTTAGCTTGAATTATATCATCTCTATTCAACATGTGAATACAGCACTGACATGCTGAGAAATGAATGTACGTATTCCCACAAAGTGACTTATAGTTCAGTGATGTCTGTAAATGTctctttttttcagtgcattgaCAACATACTTTGTGATTTACCCTGTTAGTGTGGTATTGAGCGGAGTACAAAAGTTTTGATGTGGAATGTTGTGTTCGTCATAAGTCACATTCATGTCCATGACCCATGTAAAACCCATACTTACATTAGATTTAATATTTCTGCACAGATTTAGAGTTACTGTGTTTGATTTAGAGGTTTTTGTCCACAGGTATCTATATCACTAAAATGACACTCCCATTATATAAAAAGGTACCAAAGATCTTTGTTGATTTTCTTTAATCCACACacactgtatacatttattatttgctcattaaaatattaagaaaattgaaAGTGTTTTGTGTTTAATGTGCATGTTGTGGTGACACTATTTAGGGTTTTTATAGGCAAAAgtaaagttatttatttaaccctaataagtccgttggggtcaatcttacccccaagccacttttctttagtttacatggttcccttcatcttagtggaataagattttgtgacttttccagattatctgtcaagattcaaacctgggcttgattcggtcgttctaaagaggtgtaaaaaaatcaccaaaataggccctttgggggtaaaaatgaccccaattgaaatgaatgggaaatgcaaaaaaatcattttttcttatttgtcaaaaaaaaatcaaagcatccagaataaatctgaaaattttgatacagaaaggtaggcctggtactagagcacaaatgcaatagAGAAAATACATGCCCAAACACACCAATGTACGACGGCCACAGAGAGCACTTTTTACCCAATTTGGcaaaaaacagccacagatgcaaaacaaagatgtaaaatgctcacacacacatacacacaaagacacagtaaaACTTATACACACATATTAAGACAGATACACAGAGAAAGACAAAGTCACAAATGCGCACACATagacacacacttacattcattcaaatttctgtggcattttgtaacaACAGacaatgcatcaaaaactacaaaaaatctactatttgaaataatatttattattaactcattcaccgccattgacgagttatctcatcatttatgagttcatatttaactaataaatatgcctttctggacgaatttcaaagtgaaagtgtaataccgacaaaccgaatttatcaaaaacggaagttaaaaagatttaatgatttattttaactgcctttatgtttgatagtcattctgagtctgatctctaacataaattcctatacaaaaacgcaattttttaagcttttggctcaaaatgttgtatttttgaagagaaatatccatatttcagtggttaaattaagtagaataagtaaatatataatgaaacgttttttccccattttgtttgtttgtttattgtttgtttgaaagcagagggtgtgttctttaatttgatataatttgtatgtttatatatttatagaaaaaaaaattcctgcaaggaattttgtgaaaattttgttaaaatcacaaaaatgcaggtgggtaacttttctcaaaaaagctggtggtgaatgagttaatgacctttctaatgtttatataaacataaattcacaaaatgtatcaataaagtagtgatgttgagcagttggccacatccagtaaaatgaatgggtctctatgagcctctgctggtcaaaatgatttatttcctaaactgtaatttttttgttttgtttttctaaacaccaaatggccgaattaaaacataacatctagatcaatatctaaaaactatttaaatcaaatttagataataatttatgttaattttacataaaaatatgatATTTTACAGGTAAGCTAATGGTGTAAttgagtggtaaacaggtacaaaataCTTCATATCTCTGAtgaaaacacagcattaatgtatagatgggaagtaaacaaaaaaatatatattatttatatcattaaaaatgtatatattttttgtaatcactcttttaattttaatttctggggtcatttttacccccaaggaactctaacgtatacaggaaaTAGGGGCTTATGACGGTTAAGAGAACATATCATAACAATCTGACTTTTCTATGTTTGAGTGCTAttattgggtctccagtgcttctggACTGgttttgtaaaccattctctgcaagtatgtgaaaaaaattGGTCATTTAGATTTTGCTCCCTACGGGAGGTtaaaaggggatcttattataataataccgccccttaatctacacCATCCAGCCATAGCACATAATTgcaaataattgacagcacaattgagtttcaattccAACAagccaccattatggtgatcatcagtgtttgcatttcattagATCATTTACATctaaagggacacacccaaaaatggcacagtTTTGCTCACAACTATAAAGTGgcaatgttataataaattaacatGATGGGGTATTTTGAAGTAAAACTTCACATAAACACTCTGGCGACACTGAAGactttttttacatcttaaagtctCATAAAATGACCATTTTAAGTTAAAAGAAAGTGTACATAATATGCCAtcaaattgttttatatttatattttatatctaGTGGTACTCATATAAACACCAGTAGTAAACATTTAccactggtgattttgctgtgcagaTTAAATTTCTGGCTACATTTAAAATCTAAACATTGaacatttaataattattgatattgtaaaatgtttgttttcaaCTGCTAAATAGGTGTCCaagatttgaaaataaaaaacttgaTTGCTGAGTATTGTACCCCTAGTTGAAATAGCTGTTTAGTAggatcataatttttttgtttgcataCCATTGCATGAATAACTGCCTGACacacagtaggctatattattatatttatgatAACAATCAACATATTAATTCGTTAGAAACTAGTTTGTCAGTGTTAACTTGCTAATGTAAAGTAGGCCTTTCGTTACCATTTGCCAATGTCAGATTTTTGgatgacttaattttaaagtgaactatccctttaagtcttaAGATTACTTTATGAATTGTAGTCTATTTTGTCTAAGCATTGTCCAAAAATACTAATAACAATAAAAGCAAATTCTACATAACATAAGAGTAATatcacataataataataataataataataataataataataataaaataatccaAAGTTAAAATAAGGCCGGAACGTTTGAATAGTTTCTTGTTTTCTGTCGGATCCGTTTTTTGGCCGTACAGGAAGCGAAAGGTTTCTTTTCCGTTCGTAACCGGGCGCTTTTCAGCACGCGTACCGCGTATTACAGTTTCTACAGAGGATTATAACACATTTTCTGTAATAATCTGGCTATATAAACACAGAGATTATGGtaagtgtatatgtgtgtgtattgttaAAGCGATAAACTAACTTACATGCAAATACGCTAGGTGTTTACTCGCCGCTATTTTTTTTACCGGTAACTTATGTTAGCTAACAAATGCTAAACGTTAAGTAAGGCCCCGTTAGATTGTATCTGACCCATAAATTAAACTACTTCAATACATGAATAACAAAAACCTAAAATAATATATAGAATCAAATGCATTATTAAATAATAGATCCACGCCTGTCATTATGCATAATTATTGTTTTACTAACACCATCTGTGTAATGATAACGCcagaaaaatgtatttgtctCTTTATTAACTGTATGTAGCTATTAAAAATGCTGATTCATTGCTATCCATGCCTGTCTACGAAAAACAACGTATTTGATGATGTCGTATACTGTATCTTCTTCCATTATGAAACCCATTCTTCTACAGGGCCACGAGAGGTCCATCACTCAGATCAAATACAACAGAGAGGGTGACCTACTGTTCTCAGTAGCCAAGGATACAGTAAGCAATATGAACTACCGTAACAATTATTACAATTAGTTATTTCTCTcgtttacatgtatatatttgcATTGTAGGTTGCCAATGTTTGGTACTCTGTCAATGGAGAAAGACTGGGCACTTACAATGGTCACACAGGTGCCGTTTGGTGTGTGGATGTTGACTGTATCCTTTCTTAAAAAGTACCGTTGGGCAAAGCAATGCACTTGGTTTCAAGTctttttactgtatgaatttAACTTTATTCACCTGCTTTTGAAAAGTTGATCTCTTAACATGTTATCAAGGGGACACTAAGAACGTATTGACTGGATCTGCAGATAATAGCTGCAGACTATGGGACTGTGAGACAGGTTGGCATACAAGATCATCacacacatgcaaaatataTAGTGGGCTCCTAAAGTTAAAGACTCTGGAAtttaaaatccatttaaaaccaaataaaaagcattattagCTAAATAAGAAATATTTCAACCTTATTACTGATAAGCACAATTTCTTTATAATATCATAAAGTTGTATATAACTTTTATACagaaataattaatataatattaaatggAAGTCATCTTAAATTTCATATGTGTAATGACTTACACAGGTAAGCAGCTAGCGCTGCTGGAAACCAGCTCGGCGGTCAGGACGTGCGGCTTTGACTTCAGTGGAAACATCATCATGTTTtcaacagacaaacagatgGGCTACCAGTGCTATCTCAACTACTTTGACCTGAGAGACCCCCAACAAATCGGTTGGTTATGTGACCTCTCGTATAGAAAAGAATACATGAATGCTTCCAGTCTGAAGTCTTAtctaatatgattttttttactcgcAGAGGATAACAGCCCATACGTGTCCATACCCTGCAATGACTCCAAGATCACCAGTGCAGTATGGGGTCCGCTGGGAGAGTATGTGATTGCCGGCCATGAAAGTGGAGAAATCAACCAGTTTAGCGCCAAGGTTTGTGAGTCGTACTCTTAACATTTGGTGACATGAAGGACTTGGTTTGCTAAGGATGTATGTGTTTACTTCAGTCAGGGGAGATTCTGAAGAAAGCAAAGGAACACACCAAACAGATCAATGACATCCAGTCATCTGTGGATCTCACGACGGTCATCACCGCCTCCAAAGACTGTACTGCTAAGATGTGTATATCTTAAAAACGATTCCCCTAATGATGCTACTTTAGATGGACTTACATACTGTTTTCTTTGTTGTTTAGATGTTTGACTCCACAACGCTTGACCACATCAAAACCTTCAAGACGGAGCGACCTGTTAATTCTGCAGCTATTTCACCCATTATGGATCATGTATGTGTCTAAGGCTATGTTTGCACACCACAATGTTGTGAAACAATGTTCGCGTTTATGAAAAATTTCACGTGCACGCGACAACATGGTCAGAAAAGATCTGCGTTTACACGGATTCGCGACAACGACTAAATCCACTGTAGTTCCGATGGCTTTCGCTAAATCCTGAGCTAAATAGCGCAAATCGGCTTTTAAAATGACTGATGTCGATAATCGGAAAAATGCTTTATATCTACGTTGACAATCGGTCAGGTCGATAATCGGTCGACCCCTAGTTTACAATAAGGCAACAAGGCATCATTATCAAAAACGTCCACTTTGAAACATGGGTCAATGACAAAGCAAGCtttaaaaatggatttaaaggggccatggcacaagacttttttaagatgtcaaataaatctttggtgtccccagagcacatatgtgaagttttagcttaaaataccccacagataatttattatgacatgttaaaattgccactttgtaggtgtgtgccaaaatgtgccattttgggtgtgtcctttaaaatgcaaatgagtggatgaaaaaaactcaattgtgctgtcaattattctcTCATGGCCATggtccctttaaaaaaactttttaaaaaaagatttaatgcatattttagaggtttatttatttatttatttatttttatatttaaatttgaatgttttttacTGCTAATTTGTAAGTTGCCCCACCTGTCAAGTTTGAGATACTAAAACATAAATGGTTATTTAGTATTAAAAATACTGAAAATGTATATGTAAATGATTTTATAGAATAATGTGACACATTTTTGtatcaattttttaagtaaataatgcCCCTGGACACAAAAATATACATGGCACCAGAGTTGTATAGTACTCAAGTATTtctactttctacataaaagtaaattttcaattattcgtattttataagtgtttttctttggaaaacaaacattccaaaacataatttttactccactacatttcataatttcaagtttttggtttatatttaatatttaagtacattaaacatctagtaatttttcgtacttttactcaagaaagtaaaagtacacaatttttatgtaattaggcattaaatcaattttaatatgcatatataatgaatacacagtatgattttatgctttagaatgtagtgaacattttttagtaaagtaaattttttcccaagaaaaaacactctgataaagcatagatgcttggaaaatgtaactaaaatacttaagtattatacACCTCTGCATGGAACACCCAGCCACCCATCGTCAGAAGTTTCAGGAGCCCAAAACGCCACCCTCAGCCAAACTGTCTAAAAACTTTAGCATTGTCGTGTAAACGGCCCATACGTTTTTGTCATGTTTCTGTTTATTTCATCTACTTGTGTTATGTTTTGCTGGCTgtagtagggatgcaccaaaaaaaaaaaatcttggccCAAGccaaattaaatttatttttcgttttcctaattattttgccaattGTGTCACCATTGCACAAGTTATATTTTCAGAATGTCctttttttactatatttatttttaatattatttaacaatgactttttttaaattccagCCGTCATTATGGGGCCTtctacacctggtcacttctctAATCAGATAGATGTCTGGCTTGTTAAAACCATTGCATTTACTTTCGACCACATCAATGAGTCTTGGCTAAAGCTCTTCGACGTTTCTCTTCTCATCTATGACATGAGATGAAAAGCTAAAGTCTCTCATTCTTCGTGCTGGTACCTTTAGCAGACAAATACCAATCGCTGCCACCGTGTCTTTCTCATGCTCAGGGTGTCTTCAGGATTTCTTggttttaaatgataaattaaacttGTAGTGCTGCATGTTTTCGCGTCTTTCTTAGTCATAAACGAGTAAAGAaatcaacaaataaataaatgactaaaCTATTGCCCTGCCCTGATCTCAGGCTCACTATGAGGCATATTGCCCAACACTAGTTAGCTGTTTGGATGATAAACAtgcataaagaccttttaaGTTAATGTGATATTGTTTAACTGTTTTGCCCATGTGGTTATGGGAGGTGGTCAGGAAGCCATGGAAGTCACAACCACCTCTACAAGGATTGGCAAATTTGAAGCCAGGTTAGTGTTTTTGTATTATCTGTGCTCAATGAACTTACTGTAAGACACAtcatatgtatttttttaaagcttgtAGCTGTTTTTTTAATGGGACACTATCAACTCTGTCTGTCAGGAAACTACAGTTTATTGTAGTATGTTTGTGACTCTTGTTATTTGAGGGCTTTCATTTTGCTGAAATTCGCACATTTAAAGCTGTCaagtgatgtcatcagtgtGCCCATGATCATGAAAAATATCTGGaaattttaaaagcaaacttgGTGAATGGTGCATAAAAATAGCAGGTTGATGTTTTATATGACTTGTCAGTATCGTGATCCATGGCTTTAATTTCTAGGTTTTTCCATGCGGCTTATGAAGAGGAGTTTGGGCGTGTGAAGGGACATTTCGGCCCTATCAACTGTGTGGCGTTCCACCCAGATGGGAAAAGGTAAGAACCTTAAATGCAACCCACAGTTATGTTTCTGGTAttgttttgtcattttaaagagcTGTTTGAAAACTCAGCTTCAGCTTTTGGCGTCTAAAAATGGCTGATTAAACTAG from Misgurnus anguillicaudatus chromosome 20, ASM2758022v2, whole genome shotgun sequence includes the following:
- the eif3i gene encoding eukaryotic translation initiation factor 3 subunit I, which produces MKPILLQGHERSITQIKYNREGDLLFSVAKDTVANVWYSVNGERLGTYNGHTGAVWCVDVDWDTKNVLTGSADNSCRLWDCETGKQLALLETSSAVRTCGFDFSGNIIMFSTDKQMGYQCYLNYFDLRDPQQIEDNSPYVSIPCNDSKITSAVWGPLGEYVIAGHESGEINQFSAKSGEILKKAKEHTKQINDIQSSVDLTTVITASKDCTAKMFDSTTLDHIKTFKTERPVNSAAISPIMDHVVMGGGQEAMEVTTTSTRIGKFEARFFHAAYEEEFGRVKGHFGPINCVAFHPDGKSYSSGGEDGYVRIHYFDPQYFDFELEA